A genomic region of Scyliorhinus canicula chromosome 4, sScyCan1.1, whole genome shotgun sequence contains the following coding sequences:
- the LOC119964271 gene encoding mucin-2-like translates to MGIVILTKCDYINKMQGLLNDKSKSVSIGFATQHDQAAFPESKLKRTVCWRHNLQDFQNLPAVSLLTDSNINTDIARNLRPGLISSLIPQTSSTTSSFILQTFSYILQTSAHLQLHPPNLQLHSPDPSTTSSFILQTPAQPPASSSKPPASSSKPPASSSSFILQTSSFILQTSSYILQTSSFILQTSSFILQTSSYILQTSSYILQLHPPNLQLHPPNLQLHPPASSSKPPATSSSYILQTSAHLQLHPPNLQLHPPASSSKPPASSSKPPATSSKPPASSSKPPATSSRPPASSSKPPATSSKPPATSSKPPATSSKPPATSSKPPASSSKPPATSSRPQHNLQLHPPNLQLHPPNLQLHPPNLQLHPPNLQLHPPNLQLHPPNLQLHPPDPSTTSSYILQTSSFILQTSSYILQTPAQPPASSSKPPASSSRPSTTSGLILQTSSFILQTPAQPPASSSRPSTTSSFILQTSSFILQTACFILQTPAQPPASSSRPSTTSGLILQTSTFILQTQHHFWPHPLNLQFHPPDCSTTSSFILQTQHHLWPHPQTAAQPLTSFSKPPPSSSRPSTTSGLIPRLQHNLWPHPPNLHLHPPDPAPPLASSPDCSTTSDLILQTSTFIVQTPAQPPASSSKPPPSSSRPSTTSGLIPQTSTHILQTSSTTSSHILQTSTFILQTPAHPLASSSKPPPSFSRPQHILWPHPLNLHLHSPDPSTSSGLIL, encoded by the exons ATGGGAATAGTCATCCTCACCAAGTGTGATTATATCAACAAAATGCAAGGTCTTCTTAACGACAAGTCCAAATCTGTATCAATAGGATTTGCCACTCAACATGACCAGGCAGCCTTCCCCGAAAGTAAGCTGAAAAGAACTGTTTGCTGGAGACACAATCTGCAGGATTTCCAG AACTTGCCTGCAGTGTCATTATTAACCGATAGCAACATTAATACAGACATTGCAAGGAATCTCCGTCCTGGCCTGATCTCCAGCCTCATCCCCCAGACTTCCAGCACAACCTCCAGCTTCATCCTCCAAACCTTCAGCTACATCCTCCAGACCTCAGCCCATCTCCAGCTTCATCCTCCAAACCTCCAGCTTCATTCTCCAGACCCCAGCACAACCTCCAGCTTCATCCTCCAGACCCCAGCACAACCTCCAGCTTCATCCTCCAAACCTCCAGCTTCATCCTCCAAACCTCCAGCTTCATCCTCCAGCTTCATCCTCCAAACCTCCAGCTTCATCCTCCAAACCTCCAGCTACATCTTACAAACCTCCAGCTTCATCCTCCAAACCTCCAGCTTCATCCTCCAAACCTCCAGCTACATCCTCCAAACCTCCAGCTACATCCTCCAGCTTCATCCTCCAAACCTCCAGCTTCATCCTCCAAACCTCCAGCTACATCCTCCAGCTTCATCTTCCAAACCTCCAGCTACATCCTCCAGCTACATCCTCCAGACCTCAGCCCATCTCCAGCTTCATCCTCCAAACCTCCAGCTTCATCCTCCAGCTTCATCTTCCAAACCTCCAGCTTCATCTTCCAAACCTCCAGCTACATCCTCCAAACCTCCAGCTTCATCCTCCAAACCTCCAGCTACATCCTCCAGACCTCCAGCTTCATCCTCCAAACCTCCAGCTACATCCTCCAAACCTCCAGCTACATCCTCCAAACCTCCAGCTACATCCTCCAAACCTCCAGCTACATCCTCCAAACCTCCAGCTTCATCCTCCAAACCTCCAGCTACATCCTCCAGACCCCAGCACAACCTCCAGCTTCATCCTCCAAACCTCCAGCTACATCCTCCAAACCTCCAGCTACATCCTCCAAACCTCCAGCTACATCCTCCAAACCTCCAGCTACATCCTCCAAACCTCCAGCTTCATCCTCCAAACCTCCAGCTACATCCTCCAGACCCCAGCACAACCTCCAGCTACATCCTCCAAACCTCCAGCTTCATCCTCCAAACCTCCAGCTACATCCTCCAGACCCCAGCACAACCTCCAGCTTCATCCTCCAAACCTCCAGCTTCATCCTCCAGACCCAGCACCACCTCTGGCCTCATCCTCCAAACCTCCAGCTTCATTCTCCAGACCCCAGCACAACCTCCAGCTTCATCCTCCAGACCCAGCACAACCTCCAGCTTCATCCTCCAAACCTCCAGCTTCATCCTCCAAACCGCCTGCTTCATCCTCCAGACCCCAGCACAACCTCCAGCTTCATCCTCCAGACCCAGCACCACCTCTGGCCTCATCCTCCAGACCTCCACCTTCATCCTCCAGACCCAGCACCACTTCTGGCCTCATCCTCTAAACCTCCAGTTTCATCCCCCAGACTGCAGCACAACCTCCAGCTTCATCCTCCAGACCCAGCACCACCTCTGGCCTCATCCCCAGACTGCAGCACAACCTCTGACCTCATTCTCCAAACCTCCACCTTCATCCTCCAGACCCAGCACCACCTCTGGCCTCATCCCCAGACTGCAGCACAACCTCTGGCCTCATCCTCCAAACCTCCACCTTCATCCTCCAGACCCAGCACCACCTCTGGCCTCATCCCCAGACTGCAGCACAACCTCTGACCTCATTCTCCAGACCTCCACCTTCATCGTCCAGACTCCAGCACAACCACCAGCCTCATCCTCCAAACCTCCACCCTCATCCTCCAGACCCAGCACAACCTCTGGCCTCATCCCTCAGACCTCCACCCACATTCTCCAGACTTCCAGCACAACTTCCAGCCACATCCTCCAAACCTCCACCTTCATTCTCCAGACCCCAGCACATCCTCTGGCCTCATCCTCCAAACCTCCACCTTCATTCTCCAGACCCCAGCACATCCTCTGGCCTCATCCTCTAAACCTCCACCTTCATTCTCCAGACCCCAGCACATCCTCTGGCCTCATCCTCTAA